TTAATATTGTCAGTTctgccatgtttttcttttatGGCTTCTCAGTTTTATGTTTTACATAGACATGCCTCTCCTACTCagattattaaaattttataatttgttttttatgtatttaggttttcattttatttttttccatgataTCAGGTAGGGATGTAACCTGAGTGTGGAAATAACTGCTGTACTGAGTTTTCGGACGAATtctaaataatttaaatttttttttttaacctaaaaaaaaaaaacaacttatagCAACAGTCGTCAGGATATTTAggccaaaataaaataaagcccatgttcactgcagtcaGACTCAGTTATAGTCTATTCTTTGGCTTACTCTTTTTCTGcatgtgaaattttttttttttaatgatatgatAGGAGAACTCCTCCTAATGTTTGCAAACTTTCTTGTACacaattttagagatgaagaaggaGCAGAGCATTTAAGAAAACGAAGTATGAAGTTGCCTTTCATGTTTACCACTGGAGAAGCTGTGTTATATGAGGTAGCCAGCCCTTTTCCTCCCATAATGGATCCCTTACCAATAAGGGCTAAAAGTAGTGCAAAAGACTCTGCTGTTAAATCAACTTCAAATAAGGATTCTGTCGATCCCAGTTCCCTCCTGGGTGCAGTCATGCGACAAGATGAGTCTGTTTATCGCTATCCAGCTTCAAATACTGTACCCTTTGAAAGAAACTTTTTAAACAGATCAGTTAATGAATGCAGTAATTGGGAAGATAATATTGCACCAATGGAAAACGATAATATTCTGAAACATGAGCAGATTAGTCACTCTCAGGAAATGAACCTGCTACTCTCTGGAGGTCATGCGGGGCTCTTTCCAGATAATAAAAATAGTGAGTTGTACAGCATGATGAAAAACCTAGGCATTGACTTTGAAGACATCAGACACATGCAGCAGAACGAGGAATTTTTCAGAGCTGACTTTTCTGGTGAGGATGACTTCCGAGACATTGACATGGCGGATGAAATCCTGACGTATGTCCAAGATTCTTTAAATAAGTCTACCTTCATGTGTTCAGGTTACCAACAGCAGCAACCCATGGCCCTAAACTCAAGCTGTATGGTACAGGAGCACCTACAGTTagaacagcagcagcagctacAGCACCACCAAAAGCAAGGAGTGGAGCAGCAGCAACAACTGTGTCAGAAGATGGAGCATATGCAAGTTAATGGCGTGTTTGCAGATTGGAACTCTAACCAGCCCATGCCTTTTAGTTGTCCTCAGCAAGACCTACAACAGTATGATGTCTTTTCAGACTTACCTGGGACCGATCAAGAATTTCCCTACAAATCTGAGATCGATATTATGCCTTATACACAGAACTTTATTCCTTATAATCAGTCTGTGTTACCACAACATTCCAAATGTACTCAGTTGGACTTTCCTATAGGGAATTTTGAACCATCCCCATACCCTAGTACGTCTTCTAGTTTCGAAGGTTTTGTCCATTGTTTACAAGTTCCTGAAAACCAAGAACATGGAATAAATCCACAAGCAACTGTAGTGACTCCTCAGACCTGTTACGCCGGGGCCGTATCAATGCATCGGTGCCAGCCTGAAACTCAGCACACCCGGCTGGATCAGATGCAGTACAATCCAGCAATGCCAGGACCACAGACATTTCTAAACGAGGTAAGGGTTTTTATGGAACTGAACCAACCCTTTCAGAGACTCTTTTTACCTTATAAATAAATAGATACAGTTgtaaatgggagccctggtggcgcagtggttaagaactcagctgccaaccaaaaggtcagcagtttgaatccaccagctgtgatAAATTTTTCAGTAATtagattttattcttttatttagtATTCAGGTGAGAGTATTTCTGGTTGTGTCTGTGACTACTTACTTTAAACAAGCCAGTAGTTTTTCTACTAGGTTATTAATGTAACACACTTACCCAAAATATAAAGGAGAAATAAATCAAGGGCTAAAGTAATGAAAATGTCCTTAACAGATGGCCTAAGTTACCAGGTAAAATTAGTTACAAGTATCTTGTTTAGAATAGGAAATCTGGTTTGTCTCTCTTGATTTGTTAAAAATCATATATGGccttttaaaaattcaaactttaaaaatgtgtttgaattttttaaaatgttttcttcaaaGCTCTATTTTTATCTATGTTTGAAATTGAATTAAAATGTAGGTGTGCTTTCTTAGAATGCCTTTTTGCTAGTATATCCCTGGAATTCAGTCATAGGCTCCACGGGGTTCTCTGCATGTTATCTGGCAGgtcctcttttgatgctttaaGGTGGAATTTTTTTTCTAGCATTCTTATGGAAGACTGACTCCGCTAGCTTTCTTTCATGCAAGTTAAGCTTGACACTGTATTTTTATTGTCTAAGTGTGTCATCAGGACCCTTCTAAGAGCAAGCACACTTCAAATAAATCTAAAAATaacatttatgatttttaaaaatgttaacataGTGATGGTAGCTGCTCTCTGGCCACGTAGGAGAGTAAGTTTAGTTGCAAAACATATTGTGACTAAAATTAAGTTCATCGGTCCCTGTTTACTGTGTTTATTTAACAAGAAAacacccgttgcctttgagtggattctgactcatagcgagcctataggacagaataaaactgccccacagggtttccaaggagcctctgatgGATTCagactactgaccttttgattagcagcagagttcttaactactgccccaccagggctcctattctgtattagaatataaaaatttaaaaatgtgacATGAATCTTTATCCCTGTTTTCCTGATGTTTTTCATACATATAGTTTATATGATTATATATGAGCTTTTTAATAGAAAATGAtgatttttttcttgtcattccCCACATCCTTCAAATCTATTCAAAGTTAATATTCAATTATAGTCTATCTCACAGCATTGCTATGATGTAAGCATGGGCAGAGTGACTTAATATGCTTCAATCTTGAGTAAAATAACTTGCAGAGTTATTTAATTTAGAATTACATTTGAAAGGGGTTTGCATTAGCACCATATGAGTTCTTGACCTTGTGTCGCCACCCTCCTTGCTTTGTATTGCTtctttatgtataataatataataagagTCCTATAGGCCTGCATATTCCACTAAGGTACCCACCCCACATGTGGcaattgagcacttgaaatgtggctagtccaaatGTTATGtgttttaaatgtaaaatactCACCAGATTTCAGACAGTTTTTAGATGAACTTAAGacttgttgttacgtgctgtcaagtcggtttcaactcacagcgaccctgtgtacaacagaacaaaacactgtccagtcctgcaccatcctcataatcgagTTAAGATTTAgtatgaaaaaaagaatgtaaaatacctcaatgtttttttattgattacatgttgagaTGATAAAATTTTGGCTATATTAGGTTAAATGAGACATATTaggaaaattaattttacctgattctttttacttttttttttaatatggctacTAGAAAAAATAACTGTAGCTCACATTATATTCCTGTTGGCCAACACTGTTCTTGATAGTGTATTTGAAGAGAATTAGTGACTTGCATTGTGTTATGACTCATGAGCTATTCATTCAAAACCCATTGTTATCTGGACAAATAATATTATCTCCCATTTGAAGACTGAAGAAAGCTGCCGTTCTTTGAAGAGCCAGATTATGTGATTTTTACTGCACATTCAGTATATGTTTTGGAGGATCTTTGAAGTaatcaacattttggttactgAAGCCTGATGTTACATAGACTTTAGAAAGGTAGAATTTATTTAAAGCAGTTTAAGGACATGATTTTAATCTGTTTGAAAGTTTATACAACTTTTACTAAATAGTAAAATATAAAGGCTCTGTGATCCATAAAACCCTACAGACTTTGTACTACAGTGACTCTGACCTGTATCTTCATATCCATCATTCCTCGTCCATCTTTCATCCcgctctctctcccttccctcctgtctgcgttcctttctctttttttaatagcaGTTATAGAAACCAGGCTATATTCAGTATAAGGCAagaaagcatattttcttttggtAACTGATTCTATAATTAGTATAATATTTTAATGACATTTGTTTATTAAAATTATATTGCATATAAGAAATTAAGTAAATTATACCCATGATGTGATATTTTAGGAATATTAAGAAACTCTTAGAAAATCAGAACTGACCTCTTTCGGAAAAGTTCAGTATAGTTCATGCATTGCATCATACTGCAGTTTGGGGTTCAGCCTGTTAGGGTGAGTTTTGGAGAGTTGGCTTCTGTACCATACCAGGCCCCTGTAGTAATCCTACTGTGATCAATTAATCACTACCTAGGTGTTGGCTGAGGCAAGTTCTAGTCAACACTGACCTACTTATGACAGAGTATTTAACTGTTATTCCTGATTAGACTCTACCCATCAATTCCTATCCTACCAAAAACAACTCATTTATCAAATACTCTCCTAACATGGAATGCCAGATCTAAAGTAAAACAGTTGCCTCAACTACCTGTACCATCTGCAAGATTTCTTATCAAATTAATGGAGAACCAAAAGGTTATAAAAGCAACTGATACATAATATGTGCTCAGTGTATCTTCATCGAATGAGAAGTTTAAAAGTTAGCAGTTAAAGGAATTTGAAGTTTAATAGTACACAAGAGTGagatttaaaaattacatttgaaCATATTAGTTAATGGCTTATGATATTTGAAAGATCTATTCTAATAAGTAgcattgctgtttttgtttttagttccaGAATGGAGGCGTTTTAAATGAAACATATCCAGCTGAATTAAGTAACATAAATAACACTCAGACTACCCCACATCTCCAGCCTCTTCATCATCCATCAGAAGCCGGACCTTTCCCTGATatgccatccagtggatttctgTAATTCCAAACGTAATTTGCACCTTGGTGTGTGTATGCTGCTTAAATTAGTTTGTGAAAGATTGCAGAAGTAATAGAACTGTCAGTGTTGGGCAACAGCAAGTGGAAATGGTGGCATTGATGCCTGTTGTTCACATTGTTATTCCAAACCACACTTTAATTTGCATCTTTAGAAGaggagttaaaaaataaaagaaaaatttgtatgCTAGTCTTTAAAATACGCTGCCACAGAATAATGAGATACCATACTACCTTTCACATTATTCTGAGCCCCACAAAATATGCAAAACTTATTCAGAGTAATTTTAAGATTCTTTTAAATaagaacattttctctatttGAATTACTTGtcagaataaaaatgaaatacttcaAGTTTTGAACTTCTAGATTCTTATTAGTACATCAGAGTTACAAAATTTaactatttttttccctgttagcTATACTTTTATCTCAGATGTTAAAATAAGTGGTTTGGTGTTTTTATAAAAAAGACAATCTCAATGCTTTTCTTCACTGTTAATCTAAGTGCCTCACAATTTTTTCTACCTATAATACCGTAGGAtgtgtattttatataaaatatactttttcttttttaattaagttaACATTTTTTTTGTGCACAATTATTATTTGTATTTCTTAAAAGCAGTCATTTTTATTAATTCAGGCATATTTTAACTGCATTACTCACCCATTTCTTCAGGTAAAGGGCAAATaatgattgaaaaggtaattattaTATAATCTAGTTGCTTCTAGACATTAAATGTTGCTATGTGCCTTATATGTGGAagaaatctgaaaataaaaaagtCCTGCTAAATTATTTCTTAATTATTATTTAACTattaagattgaaaaaaaaaaaacaaccaaacttgttgccatcaagtcgattccgactcatagcaaccctatagaacagagtagaaat
This Loxodonta africana isolate mLoxAfr1 chromosome 8, mLoxAfr1.hap2, whole genome shotgun sequence DNA region includes the following protein-coding sequences:
- the AHR gene encoding aryl hydrocarbon receptor is translated as MNSSSANITYASRKRRKPVQKTVKPVPAEGIKSNPSKRHRDRLNTELDRLASLLPFPQDVINKLDKLSVLRLSVSYLRAKSFFDVALKSSPADRNGGQDNCRTKVREGLNFQEGEFLLQALNGFVLVVTVDALVFYASSTIQDYLGFQQSDVIHQSVYELIHTEDRAEFQRQLHWSLNPSQSIDSGQRLDDANGLSQPTVYYNPDQLPPENSSFMERCFICRLRCLLDNSSGFLAMNFQGRLKYLHGQNKKGKDGSILPPQLALFAIATPLQPPSILEIRTKNFIFRTKHKLDFTPTGCDAKGRIILGYTEAELCMRGSGYQFLHAADMLYCAENHIRMIKTGESGMTVFRLLTKENRWTWVQSNARIVYKNGRPDYIIATQRPLTDEEGAEHLRKRSMKLPFMFTTGEAVLYEVASPFPPIMDPLPIRAKSSAKDSAVKSTSNKDSVDPSSLLGAVMRQDESVYRYPASNTVPFERNFLNRSVNECSNWEDNIAPMENDNILKHEQISHSQEMNLLLSGGHAGLFPDNKNSELYSMMKNLGIDFEDIRHMQQNEEFFRADFSGEDDFRDIDMADEILTYVQDSLNKSTFMCSGYQQQQPMALNSSCMVQEHLQLEQQQQLQHHQKQGVEQQQQLCQKMEHMQVNGVFADWNSNQPMPFSCPQQDLQQYDVFSDLPGTDQEFPYKSEIDIMPYTQNFIPYNQSVLPQHSKCTQLDFPIGNFEPSPYPSTSSSFEGFVHCLQVPENQEHGINPQATVVTPQTCYAGAVSMHRCQPETQHTRLDQMQYNPAMPGPQTFLNEFQNGGVLNETYPAELSNINNTQTTPHLQPLHHPSEAGPFPDMPSSGFL